Proteins encoded in a region of the Burkholderia ubonensis subsp. mesacidophila genome:
- a CDS encoding MFS transporter, which yields MNTPSPARSGRDPLASAVSKVKWHVLPLVLIMFIANYIDRVNVGFVDRHLEASIGIGAAAYGLGAGLFFVGYALFEVPSNLLMQRYGARVWLARIMATWGVVAASMAFVWNDTSFYVLRFLLGAAEAGFFPGVVLYLTQWLPPQERGKAMAIFLGGSAFASVLSGPVTGALLSVRGLGLQGWQWMFVIEGLFSVVLCGASWLLLKSHIRDATWLTPDERSALESALDEERAKRDVRSRVHVPARALLKDPQIVLFCFLYFSIQLTIYAATFWLPTIIRKMGGLTDFQVGLYNTIPWMIAIGAMYGFAVLSAKWKHPQRWLACALVLAACGLFASTSHDPVWSFASICFAALGFKAASSLFWPIPQGYLDTRVAAAVIALINSIGNLGGFVAPTAFGYLKQHTGSITGGLYALAIASLVAAVAALFARTHRRSDPPRGLPADEPFTSSPMLRHAEH from the coding sequence TTGAACACGCCCTCGCCCGCCCGATCCGGCCGCGACCCGCTCGCGTCCGCCGTCTCCAAAGTGAAATGGCACGTGCTGCCGCTCGTGCTGATCATGTTCATCGCGAACTACATCGACCGCGTCAACGTCGGCTTCGTCGACCGTCATCTCGAGGCGTCGATCGGCATCGGCGCGGCCGCGTACGGGCTCGGCGCCGGGCTGTTCTTCGTCGGCTACGCGCTGTTCGAGGTCCCGTCGAACCTGCTGATGCAGCGCTACGGTGCGCGCGTGTGGCTCGCGCGCATCATGGCGACGTGGGGCGTCGTCGCGGCGTCGATGGCGTTCGTGTGGAACGACACGTCGTTCTACGTGCTGCGCTTCCTGCTCGGCGCGGCCGAGGCCGGCTTCTTCCCCGGCGTCGTGCTGTACCTGACGCAATGGCTGCCGCCGCAGGAACGCGGCAAGGCGATGGCGATCTTCCTCGGCGGCTCGGCGTTCGCGTCGGTGCTGTCCGGCCCGGTCACGGGCGCGCTGCTGTCGGTTCGCGGCCTCGGCCTGCAGGGCTGGCAGTGGATGTTCGTGATCGAAGGGCTGTTCTCGGTCGTGCTGTGCGGCGCGAGCTGGCTGCTCCTGAAGTCGCACATCCGCGACGCGACGTGGCTCACGCCGGACGAGCGCAGCGCGCTCGAAAGCGCGCTCGACGAGGAACGCGCGAAGCGCGACGTGCGTTCGCGCGTGCACGTGCCGGCGCGCGCGCTGCTGAAGGATCCGCAGATCGTGCTGTTCTGCTTCCTCTACTTCTCGATCCAGCTCACGATCTACGCGGCGACCTTCTGGCTGCCGACCATCATCCGCAAGATGGGCGGCCTCACCGACTTCCAGGTCGGGCTCTACAACACGATTCCGTGGATGATCGCGATCGGCGCGATGTACGGCTTCGCGGTGCTGTCCGCGAAGTGGAAGCATCCGCAGCGCTGGCTCGCATGCGCGCTCGTGCTGGCCGCGTGCGGGCTGTTCGCGTCGACGTCGCATGATCCGGTGTGGTCGTTCGCGTCGATCTGCTTCGCGGCGCTCGGCTTCAAGGCCGCGTCGTCGCTGTTCTGGCCGATCCCGCAGGGCTATCTCGACACGCGCGTCGCCGCGGCCGTGATCGCGCTGATCAACTCGATCGGCAACCTCGGCGGCTTCGTCGCGCCGACGGCGTTCGGCTATCTGAAGCAACATACGGGTTCGATCACGGGCGGCCTGTACGCGCTCGCGATCGCGTCGCTGGTCGCCGCGGTCGCCGCGCTGTTCGCCCGCACGCACCGGCGCAGCGACCCGCCGCGCGGCCTGCCGGCCGACGAACCATTCACGTCTTCCCCGATGCTCCGCCATGCCGAACACTGA
- a CDS encoding alpha/beta hydrolase family protein: MTNSSKTAGALPPEPVTLRAADGYLLRGHVWRHRGGGAAGRPVTVVNCATSVRCDYYFRFAAWLFEHGRDVLVYDYRGIGGSRPARLAGLRANWLDWGRLDCEAALRYARDAFPGQPLDVVAHSIGGFALGLAASNRHVRHVLTVGAQYAYWRDYLPAERRRMWWKWHVAMPMLAAACGYVPAKRLGWMEDTPRGVALSWARSRPRFEDVYARAPHAEHVASRAALPARFAALAAPMLAIGLDDDAFGTVAAIERLVGYYTGSDVTHLRIAPRDIGVDAIGHFAFFHSRFAGTLWPLALHWLQHGALPADAPGAVHARHAAARARHAPAGTAGRG, translated from the coding sequence ATGACGAATTCGAGCAAGACGGCCGGCGCGTTGCCGCCCGAGCCGGTCACGCTGCGCGCGGCCGACGGCTACCTGTTGCGCGGCCACGTGTGGCGGCATCGCGGCGGCGGCGCGGCCGGCCGGCCGGTCACCGTCGTGAATTGCGCGACGTCGGTGCGCTGCGACTATTACTTCCGCTTTGCCGCGTGGCTGTTCGAGCACGGGCGCGACGTGCTGGTCTACGACTATCGCGGCATCGGCGGGTCGCGGCCCGCGCGGCTCGCAGGGCTGCGCGCGAACTGGCTCGACTGGGGGCGGCTCGATTGCGAGGCCGCGTTGCGGTACGCGCGCGATGCGTTTCCCGGCCAGCCGCTCGACGTGGTCGCGCACAGCATCGGCGGTTTCGCGCTCGGGCTGGCGGCGTCGAACCGCCATGTGCGGCACGTGCTGACGGTCGGCGCGCAGTACGCGTACTGGCGCGACTACCTGCCGGCCGAGCGGCGGCGCATGTGGTGGAAGTGGCACGTCGCGATGCCGATGCTCGCGGCGGCCTGCGGCTACGTGCCGGCCAAGCGCCTCGGCTGGATGGAGGACACGCCGCGCGGCGTCGCGCTGTCGTGGGCGCGCTCGCGTCCGCGCTTCGAGGACGTCTACGCGCGCGCGCCGCACGCCGAGCACGTCGCGAGCCGCGCCGCGCTGCCCGCGCGCTTCGCGGCGCTCGCCGCGCCGATGCTCGCGATCGGGCTCGACGACGACGCGTTCGGCACCGTCGCCGCGATCGAGCGGCTGGTCGGCTACTACACGGGCAGCGACGTCACGCATCTGCGGATCGCGCCGCGCGATATCGGCGTCGACGCGATCGGGCACTTCGCGTTCTTCCACAGCCGCTTCGCCGGCACGCTGTGGCCGCTCGCGCTGCACTGGCTGCAGCACGGCGCGCTGCCGGCCGATGCGCCGGGCGCCGTCCATGCGCGCCACGCGGCGGCGCGGGCGCGGCATGCGCCGGCGGGCACGGCCGGGCGCGGTTGA
- a CDS encoding DUF4136 domain-containing protein, translating into MNESASPHAADKPARHGRTARRWWLALAAAGALLAGCAQVDSGPVSPFEANGGNSDLRMANTGWAVLPIENNTETANAGQRAASIVAGFLRAQGYTDVREYRAPGDDGMFVDWTGTDVGKARKWATDNHLRYGLTGAVNEWRYKVGVDGEPAIGIALQIIDLQTGAVVWSGTASRTGWSRDAATSVAQGLVRQLLAPVVGAGERRARS; encoded by the coding sequence ATGAACGAGAGCGCATCGCCGCATGCGGCGGACAAGCCGGCGCGGCACGGAAGGACCGCCCGCCGCTGGTGGCTGGCGTTGGCCGCGGCGGGCGCGCTGCTCGCCGGCTGCGCGCAGGTCGACAGCGGCCCCGTGTCGCCGTTCGAGGCGAACGGCGGCAACAGCGACCTGCGCATGGCGAACACCGGCTGGGCCGTGCTGCCGATCGAGAACAACACCGAGACCGCGAACGCCGGGCAGCGCGCGGCGTCGATCGTCGCGGGCTTCCTGCGCGCGCAGGGCTACACCGACGTGCGCGAGTATCGCGCGCCCGGCGACGACGGGATGTTCGTCGACTGGACCGGCACGGATGTCGGCAAGGCGAGGAAGTGGGCGACCGACAACCACCTGCGCTACGGGCTGACGGGCGCGGTGAACGAGTGGCGTTACAAGGTCGGGGTCGACGGCGAGCCGGCGATCGGCATCGCGCTGCAGATCATCGACCTGCAGACCGGCGCGGTGGTGTGGAGCGGAACCGCGAGCCGCACGGGCTGGAGCCGCGATGCGGCGACGAGCGTCGCGCAGGGGCTGGTGCGGCAGCTGCTCGCGCCCGTCGTCGGGGCCGGGGAGCGGCGCGCGCGTTCGTAG
- a CDS encoding LysR substrate-binding domain-containing protein produces MSTPLVRLPSLDLVRGFVAVGRRMSITLAAQDLCVTQSAVSRQVHALEAHLGVALLQRGYRKIAFTPEGERLFRIADAALHSLQDAVGTLTAARERQPVTITASIGVTALWLLPRLGRLQARHPEIDLRVAANDKVLDLRAEDIDLGIRYAPRDRAPEGALYLFDETVVPVAHPAHAARPIVDAAALAGHVLLEFDGQPQTQLQWHDHLCAVGLGDARPKSVLRFNQYDQVIQAAIAGQGIALGRLALVAPMLADGRLTVLGAHGPVPQNGYAYWLYQRDPAARREVAEVRDWIRAEAAECDAVMRAQAAAQG; encoded by the coding sequence ATGTCAACGCCTCTCGTCCGTCTCCCTTCGCTGGACCTCGTGCGCGGCTTCGTCGCCGTCGGCCGCCGCATGAGCATTACGCTCGCTGCGCAGGATCTGTGCGTGACGCAATCCGCGGTCAGCCGCCAGGTGCATGCGCTCGAAGCGCATCTCGGCGTCGCGCTGCTGCAGCGCGGCTACCGCAAGATCGCGTTCACGCCGGAAGGCGAGCGCCTGTTCCGCATCGCCGACGCCGCGCTGCACAGCCTGCAGGACGCCGTCGGCACGCTCACCGCCGCGCGCGAGCGCCAGCCGGTCACGATCACCGCGAGCATCGGCGTCACGGCGCTGTGGCTGCTGCCGCGGCTCGGCCGGCTGCAGGCGCGCCATCCGGAGATCGACCTGCGCGTCGCCGCGAACGACAAGGTACTCGATTTGCGCGCCGAAGACATCGACCTCGGGATCCGCTACGCGCCGCGCGACCGCGCGCCGGAGGGCGCGCTGTACCTTTTCGACGAGACGGTGGTGCCGGTCGCGCACCCGGCGCATGCCGCGCGGCCGATCGTGGATGCGGCCGCGCTCGCGGGCCACGTGCTGCTCGAATTCGACGGGCAGCCGCAGACGCAGCTGCAATGGCACGACCACCTGTGCGCGGTCGGCCTCGGCGACGCGCGCCCGAAGAGCGTGCTGCGCTTCAACCAGTACGACCAGGTGATCCAGGCGGCGATCGCCGGCCAGGGCATCGCGCTCGGGCGGCTCGCGCTCGTCGCGCCGATGCTCGCGGACGGCCGGCTGACGGTGCTCGGCGCGCACGGGCCCGTCCCGCAGAACGGCTACGCGTACTGGCTGTACCAGCGCGACCCGGCGGCGCGGCGCGAGGTGGCCGAGGTGCGCGACTGGATCCGCGCGGAAGCGGCCGAATGCGATGCGGTCATGCGCGCGCAGGCCGCCGCGCAGGGGTAG
- a CDS encoding endo alpha-1,4 polygalactosaminidase: MRKIAPLALSLILPFALAACGGDDGGTQSASALKWNGGWGNWSGRSGSTSTSSTGSGTSTSSGSTSGTTSGTTSGTTSGTTSGSTTPPVTTVSGGPGFAVSAPWMTYYGDNTGLDVTRAASTFRIMDVDLDPGVGNFTAANIAALKNNGQNKVLSYLNLGSCEHWRDYWNSAPSGFVSCGANTAAQRGAYQGYSDETWMDLGNADYQNLILNYVAPRLVAQGADGFYLDNMEMVEHGTSTTNGPCDASCSQGGLDLVRKLRQKYPNLLIVMQNATSDVTRLGTTGGVKFASLLDGIAHEEVYMPSYDQGAEQELLNWKSMNLAPGGHPFWIATVDYVGSCTNTADASSAYSSARSHGFSPYVSDASAGQGTVCYWGF; encoded by the coding sequence ATGCGAAAGATTGCCCCGTTGGCCCTCTCCCTGATCCTCCCCTTCGCCCTTGCCGCCTGCGGCGGCGACGACGGCGGCACCCAATCCGCCAGCGCCCTGAAGTGGAACGGCGGCTGGGGCAACTGGAGCGGCCGTAGCGGCTCGACCTCCACCTCGTCGACGGGCTCGGGCACGTCGACCTCGTCGGGTTCGACCTCCGGTACGACTTCCGGTACGACTTCCGGCACGACCTCCGGCACGACGTCCGGCTCCACCACGCCCCCGGTCACGACCGTGTCGGGCGGCCCCGGCTTCGCGGTCTCCGCGCCGTGGATGACGTACTACGGCGACAACACGGGCCTCGACGTGACCCGCGCCGCGAGCACGTTCCGCATCATGGACGTCGACCTCGATCCGGGCGTCGGCAACTTCACCGCGGCCAATATCGCGGCGCTGAAGAACAACGGCCAGAACAAGGTGCTGAGCTACCTGAACCTCGGCTCGTGCGAACACTGGCGCGACTATTGGAACAGCGCACCGAGCGGCTTCGTGTCGTGCGGCGCGAACACGGCCGCGCAACGCGGCGCGTACCAGGGCTATTCGGACGAGACGTGGATGGACCTCGGCAACGCCGACTACCAGAACCTGATCCTCAACTACGTTGCGCCGCGTCTCGTCGCGCAGGGCGCGGACGGCTTCTATCTCGACAACATGGAAATGGTCGAGCACGGCACGTCGACCACCAACGGCCCGTGCGATGCGTCGTGCAGCCAGGGCGGCCTCGACCTCGTGCGCAAGCTGCGCCAGAAGTATCCGAACCTGCTGATCGTGATGCAGAACGCGACCAGCGACGTCACGCGCCTCGGCACGACCGGCGGCGTGAAGTTCGCGAGCCTGCTCGACGGCATCGCGCACGAAGAGGTCTATATGCCGAGCTACGACCAGGGCGCCGAACAGGAACTGCTGAACTGGAAGAGCATGAACCTCGCGCCGGGCGGCCATCCGTTCTGGATCGCGACGGTCGACTACGTCGGCTCGTGCACAAACACCGCCGACGCGTCGAGCGCGTACAGCTCGGCCCGTTCGCACGGCTTCTCGCCGTACGTGTCGGACGCGAGCGCCGGCCAGGGCACGGTCTGCTACTGGGGCTTCTGA
- a CDS encoding acetyltransferase — translation MRARDSGRHFFAFNGDADGLCALQQLRLAEGERGALVTGVKRDVRLLARVDACAGDRVTVLDVSHDQNREAVARLLRDGVAIRYFDHHFAGELPDDPRFDAHIDTAADVCTSALVNRYLGGRHVRWAIVAAFGDELPALGDGLAQAHGIGAAHARTLAELGRYLNYNAYGDCVGDLHFDPAALADVMLPWADPLDFVHGTPVFAALRDGCRDDLARACALAPLREVPGATLIRMPDQAWARRAAGMLANERMRNAPGVALAVLSPRADGGFCVSVRVPDGRPLGADDFCRTFPTGGGRKRAAGINHLPEAEFDAFVARFEAAFRLD, via the coding sequence ATGCGGGCACGCGACAGCGGACGGCACTTCTTCGCGTTCAACGGCGACGCGGACGGCCTGTGCGCGCTGCAACAACTGCGGCTCGCCGAGGGCGAGCGGGGCGCGCTCGTCACCGGCGTGAAGCGCGACGTGCGCCTGCTTGCGCGGGTCGACGCATGCGCGGGCGACCGGGTCACCGTGCTGGACGTGTCGCACGACCAGAATCGCGAGGCCGTCGCCCGGCTGCTGCGTGACGGCGTCGCTATCCGCTATTTCGACCATCACTTCGCGGGTGAACTGCCGGACGATCCGCGCTTCGACGCGCATATCGACACGGCGGCGGACGTGTGCACGAGCGCGCTCGTGAACCGCTACCTCGGCGGCCGTCACGTGCGCTGGGCGATCGTCGCGGCGTTCGGCGACGAGCTGCCGGCGCTCGGCGACGGGCTCGCGCAGGCGCACGGCATCGGCGCGGCGCACGCGCGCACGCTCGCGGAGCTCGGGCGCTACCTGAACTACAACGCGTACGGCGATTGCGTCGGCGACCTGCATTTCGATCCCGCGGCGCTGGCCGACGTGATGCTGCCGTGGGCCGACCCGCTCGACTTCGTGCACGGCACGCCGGTGTTCGCCGCGCTGCGCGACGGCTGCCGCGACGACCTCGCGCGCGCCTGCGCGCTGGCGCCGCTGCGCGAGGTGCCGGGCGCGACGCTGATCCGGATGCCCGATCAGGCGTGGGCGCGGCGCGCAGCGGGCATGCTAGCGAACGAGCGGATGCGCAACGCGCCCGGCGTCGCGCTCGCGGTGCTGTCGCCGCGCGCGGACGGCGGGTTCTGCGTCAGCGTGCGCGTGCCCGACGGCCGGCCGCTCGGCGCCGACGATTTCTGCCGCACCTTCCCGACCGGCGGCGGGCGCAAGCGCGCCGCCGGCATCAACCATCTGCCGGAAGCGGAATTCGATGCGTTCGTCGCTCGCTTCGAGGCGGCGTTCCGGCTCGACTGA
- a CDS encoding AraC family transcriptional regulator produces the protein MALSVPDAARQLNKATVSSAYALFMLMLAEERGIDAGRILAGSGIARDRLAQPDARITPLQQAAIVFNLLDATNDPSIAIEIGLRSSLTKSGLIGFGLMSCATLGEAIQLGIRYLPTRVPFFSVRLTQLDGLAQIDVLEAFPLGRLRQFAVENFMVETAMLFNSLLEPAPGRTLKSRAELHFAWPEPPWFAPYYARLPRCHFGASANRIRCDAALLDEPIGTANAQTAQMIVQQCEAELARLGYAESVVERVRNLLICGARGYPSLDDLARELHVSARTLKRKLAEYGATYSGLLDEIRLRDALRLLEGTRLPVDEIAARIGYTDRANFTRAFKRWTGVAPSERR, from the coding sequence ATGGCCCTGTCCGTCCCGGATGCCGCGCGCCAGTTGAACAAGGCGACGGTGTCGTCCGCGTATGCGCTGTTCATGCTGATGCTCGCCGAGGAGCGCGGCATCGACGCGGGCCGGATCCTCGCCGGCTCCGGCATCGCGCGCGACCGGCTCGCGCAGCCCGACGCGCGGATCACGCCGCTGCAGCAGGCCGCGATCGTCTTCAACCTGCTCGACGCGACGAACGACCCGTCGATCGCGATCGAGATCGGCCTGCGCAGCAGCCTGACGAAATCCGGGCTGATCGGCTTCGGGCTGATGAGCTGCGCGACGCTCGGCGAGGCGATCCAGCTCGGCATCCGCTACCTGCCGACCCGCGTGCCGTTCTTCTCGGTGCGGCTCACGCAGCTCGACGGCCTCGCCCAGATCGACGTGCTCGAGGCATTTCCGCTCGGCCGGCTGCGCCAGTTCGCGGTGGAGAACTTCATGGTCGAGACCGCGATGCTGTTCAACTCGCTGCTGGAGCCCGCGCCCGGGCGCACGCTGAAGTCGCGCGCGGAGCTGCATTTCGCGTGGCCCGAGCCGCCGTGGTTCGCGCCGTATTACGCGCGGCTGCCGCGCTGCCACTTCGGCGCGAGCGCGAACCGCATCCGCTGCGACGCCGCGCTGCTCGACGAGCCGATCGGCACCGCGAACGCGCAGACCGCGCAGATGATCGTGCAGCAGTGCGAAGCTGAGCTCGCGCGGCTCGGCTACGCGGAGAGCGTCGTCGAACGGGTGCGCAACCTGCTGATCTGCGGCGCGCGCGGCTACCCGTCGCTCGACGACCTCGCGCGCGAGCTGCACGTGTCCGCGCGCACGCTGAAGCGCAAGCTCGCGGAATACGGCGCGACCTACTCGGGGCTGCTCGACGAGATCCGCCTGCGCGACGCGCTGCGGCTGCTCGAAGGCACGCGCCTGCCGGTCGACGAGATCGCCGCGCGCATCGGCTATACGGACCGCGCGAATTTCACGCGCGCGTTCAAGCGCTGGACCGGCGTCGCGCCCAGCGAGCGGCGCTGA
- a CDS encoding fatty acid desaturase produces MSQRARVTFRDDAEKVAYVRREVNAASDAIRARFPLLDRQNLVGASVMAACVAALLANAWLYARGTLAWYVALPLAAFATSLIHELEHDLIHLMYFRKTPWAYHLMMALCWLTRPGTINPWTRRRMHLHHHKVSGGESDLEEFGITNGERWGVKRLLMIADGMLAVVLRPAAMRRKVRQYVAAQPVQDASGRAQLRIEQVSSYMPVGHLYYALWHAFIVYHVGLFALHAFGYAVAAPTVVARAMRVVDFLAVVWLGPNFVRSFCINFVSSNMHYYGDIDSRNVIQQTQVLNPWWLLPFQLFCFNFGSTHAIHHFVVRDPFYIRQLTAKTAHAALREAGVRFNDVGTFARANRWGPYRPARGAQADL; encoded by the coding sequence ATGAGCCAGCGAGCCCGAGTCACGTTCCGCGACGACGCGGAGAAAGTCGCCTACGTGCGCCGCGAGGTCAACGCGGCAAGCGACGCGATCCGCGCGCGCTTTCCGCTGCTCGACCGCCAGAACCTGGTCGGCGCGAGCGTGATGGCCGCGTGCGTCGCCGCGCTGCTCGCAAACGCGTGGCTGTACGCGCGCGGCACGCTCGCGTGGTACGTCGCGCTGCCGCTCGCGGCGTTCGCGACGTCGCTGATCCACGAGCTCGAACACGACCTGATCCACCTGATGTACTTCAGGAAGACGCCGTGGGCGTACCACCTGATGATGGCGCTGTGCTGGCTCACGCGGCCCGGCACGATCAATCCGTGGACGCGGCGGCGCATGCACCTGCATCACCACAAGGTGTCGGGCGGCGAGTCGGATCTCGAGGAATTCGGGATCACCAACGGCGAGCGCTGGGGCGTGAAGCGCCTGCTGATGATCGCCGACGGGATGCTCGCGGTCGTGCTGCGCCCGGCCGCGATGCGCCGCAAGGTCAGGCAGTACGTCGCCGCGCAGCCCGTGCAGGATGCATCCGGGCGCGCGCAGCTGCGCATCGAGCAGGTATCTTCGTACATGCCGGTCGGGCACCTGTACTACGCGCTGTGGCATGCGTTCATCGTCTACCACGTCGGACTGTTCGCACTGCATGCGTTCGGTTACGCGGTCGCGGCGCCGACCGTCGTCGCGCGTGCGATGCGCGTCGTCGATTTCCTCGCGGTGGTCTGGCTGGGGCCGAACTTCGTGCGCAGCTTCTGCATCAATTTCGTCAGCTCGAACATGCATTACTACGGCGACATCGATTCGCGCAACGTGATCCAGCAGACGCAGGTGCTCAACCCGTGGTGGCTGCTGCCGTTCCAGCTGTTCTGCTTCAACTTCGGCAGCACGCATGCGATCCATCATTTCGTGGTGCGCGACCCTTTCTATATCCGCCAGCTCACGGCGAAAACCGCACATGCCGCGCTGCGCGAAGCCGGCGTGCGCTTCAACGACGTCGGCACGTTCGCGCGCGCGAATCGCTGGGGGCCGTATCGCCCGGCGCGTGGCGCACAGGCCGACTTGTAA
- a CDS encoding lactonase family protein: MPNTDRLTVIVSNAVDGDLATFSLDAGGTLAPLGRHPAGDAVMPLARLADRSRLYAATRGERPSIVTFDVGPGAGALKRVASAAIDASLAYLTLDGSGRWLLGASYGGHSLSVYDAARMRDGDGVPLQVIGGIPNAHAVIVSADDRFAYVSSLGSDRIFCFELAHDMRGLRVVERGEARVERGFGPRHLRLSRDGRTLVVVSEFEARLAVFARDPDSGRLGDARVTPRPAALAPLAQGHPRPPAPVEPAVWAADLHLSPDERFAYVSERTTSRLVCYRHHTDGAFEAVHATDTEAQPRGFAIDPSGRFLVACGERSEHVSVYAIAPENGALSLRARVPGGRGANWIEIV, encoded by the coding sequence ATGCCGAACACTGACCGCCTGACCGTCATCGTCTCGAACGCCGTCGACGGCGATCTCGCCACGTTCTCCCTCGACGCCGGCGGCACGCTCGCGCCGCTCGGCCGGCATCCGGCCGGCGACGCCGTGATGCCGCTCGCGCGCTTGGCCGACCGGTCGCGGCTGTACGCGGCGACGCGCGGCGAGCGGCCGTCGATCGTCACATTCGACGTCGGACCGGGCGCCGGCGCGCTCAAGCGCGTCGCGTCGGCCGCGATCGACGCGAGCCTCGCGTACCTGACGCTCGACGGCAGCGGCCGGTGGCTGCTCGGCGCGTCGTACGGCGGACATTCGCTGAGCGTCTACGACGCGGCGCGCATGCGCGACGGCGACGGCGTGCCGCTGCAGGTGATCGGCGGCATCCCGAATGCGCATGCGGTGATCGTGTCGGCGGACGACCGGTTCGCGTACGTCAGCTCGCTCGGCTCGGACCGGATCTTCTGCTTCGAGCTGGCCCACGACATGCGCGGCCTGCGCGTGGTCGAGCGCGGCGAGGCGCGCGTCGAACGCGGCTTCGGGCCGCGTCACCTGCGGCTGTCGCGTGACGGTCGCACGCTCGTCGTGGTCAGCGAGTTCGAGGCTAGGCTCGCCGTGTTCGCGCGCGACCCCGACAGCGGCCGGCTCGGCGACGCGCGCGTGACGCCGCGCCCCGCGGCGCTCGCGCCGCTCGCGCAGGGCCATCCGCGGCCGCCCGCGCCGGTCGAGCCGGCCGTCTGGGCGGCCGACCTGCACCTGAGCCCGGACGAGCGCTTCGCTTACGTATCGGAGCGCACGACGAGCCGGCTCGTCTGCTATCGCCACCACACGGACGGCGCGTTCGAGGCCGTGCACGCGACCGACACCGAAGCGCAGCCGCGCGGCTTCGCGATCGACCCGTCGGGGCGGTTTCTCGTCGCGTGCGGCGAGCGCTCGGAGCACGTGTCGGTGTATGCGATCGCGCCCGAAAACGGCGCGCTGTCGCTGCGCGCGCGCGTGCCCGGCGGACGCGGCGCGAACTGGATCGAGATCGTGTGA